DNA sequence from the Hoylesella buccalis ATCC 35310 genome:
AAGATGGGATTGATACTTCCCGATGGGAAAGACACCATCGTGGCACCTTTTGAGTATGATGATATCTCGTTGCGTGAGGAATATCCCTACTTTGAGGCTACACGAGGGGACGAACAAGGATACATTCACAGCGACGGACACTTCGAGGTTGCCCCGCATTCACGGTAAATTTCTCGTTTATCAGTTGGTTGCTACATCCTTTCGGCAAGGAAGGAGGCTTTCGTTTACGGGTTATGTTGTTGAACAACGAATGAAACAAACGTAACGAATGACGTAAACGCGGCAATGAACGCAAGCGTTCTGCGAATGAAACAAAACAGCCGACATAAACATATTGTGTGTCTTTGCCAAATTTGCTTCATTCGGTGAACGCTTGCGTTCATTGAACCAAGCCATCGAATTCGTTCCATTTGTTCAATTTGTTGTTAAAACAAATCAAATGATTGTTTTGCCAACAAGTAATCTTTTTACATGTAAGAGCCGTTGATGGGATGTTAAATTCTGCAAGAAAATAAAGTTTTTTCTCCTATTTATCAGATGGTTGTTGTATCTTTGCGGCAACACTAGATCTTAACAATATCATCAACCTATGATACCGACAATGAAGAAATTTTTATTACTAAGCGTGTTCTGTTCCCTCATGCACCTGGCTTGGAGTGCTGTGCTTGAGGGCAAGACTTACCGCATTGTTTCTGTTGGAGCGAAAGACAAGTCGCTTTTGATTGAAAACTCATCCTTGGCAAACAATGCTAACATCTTGCTGTGGACCGATATGAATGTGCCTTCTCAGCAATGGGAGGCGGTGCGCAATGACGACGGTTCTTTTGCATTCAAGAATGTATATAGTGGTAAGTTCTTGACCCGGAGAGGCGTGTTGGGCAAGACTTCACAATTGTACCAAACCACTTTCAGCACCTTTTCTTCCTCCAAATGGAGGGTAGAAGCCGTGGTGGGTCAGGCTGCTCAATATCAACTGGTACAGCAGGACGGCGGACAATTGTATTGTATCACCACCCCCAGCACGAATGATGGTGCGACATTGTCGGTTGATGTGGTTCAAAAAAATCAAACAGGTGGGGCCGAACCTTCTCAAATATGGCAGTTGGTGGAGGTTGAACCCATCAACAAAATCACTCGTGAGCTGAGAGATGAGGTGATGAATGGATGGACCAAACAGTTTGTGCGACCCCGTGGTGCCAACGTTTCGTTTGGCATTGGCGGCGGATGGGGCGATGCCGAAATGCTGGAAACCATGTTGGACGCGTACGAAACGTCTGGCCAAGAAGCGTATTTAGACCTATTTAAAAAAGGCTTCAACTATTTTAAGTCTAAGGTAAAGGACAATTGGTTGCGACACTTTTGGTTTGGGTATAGATGGAATGGACAAGATTTCAACGACGACGTGATGTGGATGATCATCGCTTCTGCTCGTGCCGGACTTCTCACTGGCTCAACCATCTACACCCAATTGGCTAAAAATAATTTTGACGCCATCTATCAACGGGCGTACAACCCATGGGGCATGCTGCGGTGGGCAGAACGCTCGGGCGACCGCAACGGCACCAACTCGTGTATCAACGGTCCGGCTGAAGTAGCCGCTTGTTATATTGCCATGGCCACAGGTGATGAAACCTATTATGCCAAAGCCCGCGACCTTTATGCCAAACAACGCCGGTATTTATTCAATGCGTCTACGGGACAAGTGTTTGATTCGTTTATCTGGGACGCGACAACCAATCTGCCTTCCAAGTACAATCGATGGGCCTCTACCTACAATCAAGGCACCATGTTGGGCGCAGCCGTCATGCTTTACAACCATTATGGCGACGAACAGTACAAGCAAGATGCAGAGCGAATCATGGAATACACCGTGAAGCATCTCTGTAACCAAGAAGGTATCATCAATGTTTGTCAAGTGGTGGACGGCGATTTATCAGGCTTTAAAGGCATTTTGATGCGCTATGTGCGAAAGTTCATCATCGATTTGAACAAGCCCGAGTATGTGGAATGGATGCAAAAGAACGCCATGCAGGCTTACAGCAACATGAATTCTCGTGGCGTGATTCACTCTGCATGGCTGACAAAGTCGCGTGAAGACTTTATGTTTGGTGACAAAAAAGTTGGCGAGCAGCCTTTTGGATGTTCCACAGCCGTGTCCGTAGCGTTCAATACACCACTGAACGACAGTCGTATTGTCAAGGATGCGTTTCAGCCTGTTCGCGCAGATGAATTTAATGCGATACAAGGTGTCTATTTGAAGGACAGCAATTCAGGAAAATCGCCCTTGGAGATTTCAAATATCAAGAATGATTATTATGTGGGATATAACTGGGTTGACTTTGGTGGCCAACCCGCAACTTCGGTGTCGTTCTATGTCTCCGAGTTGGGCAACGCCAGTTATCAATGTGCCATTGAGGTTCATTTAGACAGTATAGATGGCCCCTGCATCGGCACAGCTGCCATTCCCAACACGCCCGGTTGGAAGACCGTTACCGCACCTGTTGCACCGACAGACGGTATGCATCAGGTTTATTTGAAATTCGTGAACAAGGAGAATGTTGCGGCGGTGGATAACTTCAGGTTGGCTGAAATGCAGTTTGGTACCGATCGGGAAGCATTGCCTGGCGACATAACAGATAATGGTGGGCAGCTTAAGACCGATCAACAGGTGTACGACTTGGGCAGTTTGACCGATAATCGATTGACAACTTCGGCCACGGTGCCTGCTTTCAAAGGGCAAGCCATGTTCCATTATCGTTCTGTGGCACCCGCACTTTTGAAGGGATATGCGATAGGCAGTGGCACTGGTGACGCATCGTTTGATGCCAAAAGCTGGACCTTGCAGGGATCGAATGACGGTCAGACCTGGACAACGCTTGATACACAAGAAGCGCAAGCGTTTGCCATGCGTTGCCAAAACAAGCACTTCAGCGTGAATACCAACAAGACTTTTACGGATTATCGCCTACTCGTTACCGCAACAAACGGCGGCAAAGCGTTGCATATAGGCGAGTGGCAACTCCTGGGAACCTGCCTCTTGAGCGATGATATCACAGCCGATGGCGGCAGTATGATGCACCCAGAAGGTTCTTCGTTGATTGACAAAAACGCCTCTACCATGGCATCTTTTGACGCAAATCAGGATGTTGTGATTGAATATAAGGCTGCTGGAAGCTATGTGCTAACCTCCTATAGTTTGACTAACGGTGATTCAAAGGCTGCTGACAATCCAGCTGGTTGGGTACTCTACGGATCCAGTGATGGCCGAAACTGGACGGAGCTTGACCGCAAGCGCCATGAAACCTTCCCAGTTGAGCAGAGTACACAATTCTACACCGTTGCCTCTCAAGAAGCTTATAAGAGTTTCAGGCTGGTAATTACCGGCAACCATGGCGCCACCCATACGGCACTACATGAGTGGCAACTCATTGGAAAACTCATGTCGAGCGCTCCGCTTTATAACGATATTACCAAGAATGGCGGTAAGCTCACGGCATCCAATGGGGCCAATCATGCTGATTTGCAGGTGCTGACCGATAACAATGCCCGCACGTATGCAGAGCTACCGTTTAAGGACGAGGCATGGGTACAATACCAAACTCCCGAGCCAGCCCAGGTCAGGGCTTATTCTATTTGCATGGGTTATGATGCAGAAAAAGATCCGAGGACATGGCAATTGCAAGCATCTAACGATGGAACCAACTGGCGTGTGTTGCATCAAGGCAATGCGAGCAATGTCAAGGAAAAGGGAACCTTGCGTACTTTCAAAATGACCAATGACGACCCGTATGTTTATTATCGCTTGCTGGTGAAGAAAACAGCGCATGCAAGTGCCACTTCTGTTATGCTGGGTGAACTTCAACTCCATGGGCTGTGTGTGTCAAATCAAGATTTAACCAGTCAGGAAGGAGCCACATCCTGCTATGTTCCTGGTGTGAATGGTGGTGAAGCCGTTGATAAGTTGTTTGACAAGGCGGCATCCAGCAAATACTGTTTCAGCTTCTATGGCGAATCGTGGGTTGACTATCAGGCAGCAGAAGGCATGAAGGCCAATCTGTACAGCCTTACCTCAGCCAACGACAATCCTGATCGTGACCCGCAATCTTGGAAGGTGTTAGGCTCCCATGACGGCAACCATTGGGTGGTACTGGATGAGCGTAACGATGAGTTGTTCTACGATCGGCACACCACACAGTTCTATTCTTTCGACAATTCAGAACCCTATGCGTATTATCGTCTGCAACTCGATGAGAATAAAGGCGGGGAACTGTGCCAGATTTCAGAGTTCCAACTGTTCTATTCAGACGTGGTAGCAACCGGTGTGAATGCGATTCAGACGCCTCATCTGGCTGTCAAGGTTTATCCAAATCCTGTTATCGACTACCTCCATGTAGACCTTCCAACCGACGGACGCATTCAGGTGTTTGATTCACAAGGGTTCTTGATGGCTCAACAACGTGCTCAGAAAGGTAACAATCAGGTTGATTTTGCAAGCGTAGCCCCTGGACTATACTTGGTAAAAGTGGTTTGTGGCACACAAACGAAGACCTTTAAAGTGGTGAAATAACATCTGAAAAGTGTCAAGATATTGGGTGTTTTTAAAACTTGTATTCTATCGAAAAATAGGTGGAACACA
Encoded proteins:
- a CDS encoding glycoside hydrolase family 76 protein, with protein sequence MKKFLLLSVFCSLMHLAWSAVLEGKTYRIVSVGAKDKSLLIENSSLANNANILLWTDMNVPSQQWEAVRNDDGSFAFKNVYSGKFLTRRGVLGKTSQLYQTTFSTFSSSKWRVEAVVGQAAQYQLVQQDGGQLYCITTPSTNDGATLSVDVVQKNQTGGAEPSQIWQLVEVEPINKITRELRDEVMNGWTKQFVRPRGANVSFGIGGGWGDAEMLETMLDAYETSGQEAYLDLFKKGFNYFKSKVKDNWLRHFWFGYRWNGQDFNDDVMWMIIASARAGLLTGSTIYTQLAKNNFDAIYQRAYNPWGMLRWAERSGDRNGTNSCINGPAEVAACYIAMATGDETYYAKARDLYAKQRRYLFNASTGQVFDSFIWDATTNLPSKYNRWASTYNQGTMLGAAVMLYNHYGDEQYKQDAERIMEYTVKHLCNQEGIINVCQVVDGDLSGFKGILMRYVRKFIIDLNKPEYVEWMQKNAMQAYSNMNSRGVIHSAWLTKSREDFMFGDKKVGEQPFGCSTAVSVAFNTPLNDSRIVKDAFQPVRADEFNAIQGVYLKDSNSGKSPLEISNIKNDYYVGYNWVDFGGQPATSVSFYVSELGNASYQCAIEVHLDSIDGPCIGTAAIPNTPGWKTVTAPVAPTDGMHQVYLKFVNKENVAAVDNFRLAEMQFGTDREALPGDITDNGGQLKTDQQVYDLGSLTDNRLTTSATVPAFKGQAMFHYRSVAPALLKGYAIGSGTGDASFDAKSWTLQGSNDGQTWTTLDTQEAQAFAMRCQNKHFSVNTNKTFTDYRLLVTATNGGKALHIGEWQLLGTCLLSDDITADGGSMMHPEGSSLIDKNASTMASFDANQDVVIEYKAAGSYVLTSYSLTNGDSKAADNPAGWVLYGSSDGRNWTELDRKRHETFPVEQSTQFYTVASQEAYKSFRLVITGNHGATHTALHEWQLIGKLMSSAPLYNDITKNGGKLTASNGANHADLQVLTDNNARTYAELPFKDEAWVQYQTPEPAQVRAYSICMGYDAEKDPRTWQLQASNDGTNWRVLHQGNASNVKEKGTLRTFKMTNDDPYVYYRLLVKKTAHASATSVMLGELQLHGLCVSNQDLTSQEGATSCYVPGVNGGEAVDKLFDKAASSKYCFSFYGESWVDYQAAEGMKANLYSLTSANDNPDRDPQSWKVLGSHDGNHWVVLDERNDELFYDRHTTQFYSFDNSEPYAYYRLQLDENKGGELCQISEFQLFYSDVVATGVNAIQTPHLAVKVYPNPVIDYLHVDLPTDGRIQVFDSQGFLMAQQRAQKGNNQVDFASVAPGLYLVKVVCGTQTKTFKVVK